The Claveliimonas bilis genome window below encodes:
- the leuS gene encoding leucine--tRNA ligase: MAVPYNHKAIEKKWRENWEKNPVNVKVDKTGKEREKYYCLDMFPYPSGNGLHVGHWRGYVISDVWSRYKLLQGYYIIHPMGWDAFGLPAENYAIKMGVHPAKSTAENVKHIKEQINQIAALYDWDMEVNTTDPEFYKWTQWIFVKMFKEGLAYEKEFPINWCPSCKTGLANEEVVNGKCERCGTEVTKKNLRQWMLKITAYAERLLNDLDKLDWPEKVKKMQSDWIGKSYGAEVDFPVEGRDDKITVYTTRPDTLYGATFMVLAPEHKLAAELATPEYKEAVDQYIYEASMKSNVDRLQDKEKTGVFTGSYAINPLNGEKTPIWLSDYVLADYGTGAIMCVPAHDDRDFEFATKFGIPIVQVISKDGKEIENMTEAYTEASGIMINSGEWNGMESSVLKKEGPHIIEKKGIGRATVNYKLRDWVFSRQRYWGEPIPIVHCPDCGAVPVPEEELPLRLPDVESYEPTGTGESPLAGIEEWVNCKCPVCGKPAKRETNTMPQWAGSSWYFLRYVDNHNSEELVSREKADALLPVDMYIGGVEHAVLHLLYSRFYTKFLCDIGVIDFDEPFTKLFNQGMITGKNGIKMSKSKGNVVSPDDLVRDYGCDSLRMYELFVGPPELDAEWDDRGIDGVYRFLKKVWNLLQDSKEKEIEASKDMVKERHKLIYDVTTRLESFSLNTVISAFMEHTNKLTEIAKKAGGIDKETLEALAVLLAPFAPHMAEEMWEELGHEETVFHAGWPSYDKEAMKDDEIEIAVQINGKTRAVVSLPAEISKEEALEKGKEAVKDKLTGTIVKEIYVPGRIINIVQK, from the coding sequence ATGGCTGTACCTTATAATCATAAGGCGATTGAGAAAAAATGGCGGGAAAACTGGGAGAAAAATCCAGTTAACGTCAAAGTAGATAAGACTGGCAAAGAGCGCGAGAAATATTACTGCCTGGATATGTTTCCGTATCCATCAGGAAATGGCCTCCACGTAGGACACTGGAGAGGATATGTTATTTCTGATGTGTGGAGCAGATACAAATTATTGCAGGGATATTATATTATTCATCCCATGGGATGGGATGCGTTCGGACTTCCGGCAGAAAACTATGCGATCAAGATGGGAGTACATCCGGCAAAATCTACTGCAGAAAATGTAAAGCACATCAAAGAGCAGATCAACCAGATCGCAGCGTTGTATGACTGGGATATGGAAGTCAATACAACGGACCCGGAATTTTATAAATGGACACAGTGGATCTTTGTGAAAATGTTCAAAGAGGGTCTGGCATATGAAAAAGAATTTCCGATCAACTGGTGTCCGTCCTGTAAGACAGGTCTTGCAAATGAAGAGGTTGTAAACGGAAAATGTGAAAGATGCGGTACGGAAGTGACGAAGAAAAACCTCCGTCAGTGGATGCTGAAGATCACCGCTTATGCAGAGCGTCTTTTAAATGATCTGGACAAGCTTGACTGGCCGGAGAAAGTGAAAAAGATGCAGTCTGACTGGATCGGTAAATCCTACGGAGCGGAAGTGGATTTCCCGGTAGAAGGACGGGACGATAAGATCACAGTCTACACCACAAGACCGGATACGCTGTACGGCGCTACTTTCATGGTACTTGCTCCGGAACATAAGCTGGCGGCAGAGCTCGCTACACCGGAATATAAAGAGGCGGTTGACCAGTATATTTATGAGGCATCCATGAAGTCAAACGTGGATCGTCTGCAGGATAAGGAGAAGACAGGCGTTTTTACAGGAAGTTATGCCATCAACCCGCTGAACGGAGAGAAGACACCGATCTGGCTGTCCGATTATGTACTGGCGGATTATGGTACAGGAGCGATCATGTGCGTACCTGCCCATGATGACCGCGACTTTGAATTTGCTACCAAATTCGGAATCCCGATCGTTCAGGTTATTTCCAAAGACGGCAAAGAAATAGAAAATATGACAGAGGCATATACCGAGGCATCAGGAATCATGATCAATTCCGGAGAGTGGAACGGAATGGAATCTTCTGTGCTGAAAAAGGAAGGCCCGCATATTATAGAGAAAAAAGGAATCGGACGAGCTACGGTAAATTACAAGCTGCGTGACTGGGTATTTTCCCGTCAGCGTTACTGGGGAGAACCGATCCCGATCGTACACTGTCCGGACTGCGGCGCTGTGCCGGTACCGGAAGAGGAGCTGCCGCTCCGTCTGCCGGATGTGGAGTCCTATGAGCCTACAGGTACAGGAGAATCTCCGCTTGCAGGTATCGAGGAATGGGTAAACTGCAAGTGTCCGGTATGTGGAAAACCAGCTAAGAGAGAGACAAATACCATGCCGCAGTGGGCAGGATCTTCCTGGTATTTCCTGCGCTATGTGGATAATCACAACAGCGAGGAGCTTGTATCAAGGGAGAAGGCAGATGCGCTGCTTCCGGTAGATATGTATATCGGCGGAGTAGAGCATGCGGTGCTCCATCTGCTCTATTCCAGATTTTACACAAAATTCCTGTGTGATATCGGAGTGATCGATTTTGACGAGCCGTTTACAAAGCTGTTCAATCAGGGAATGATCACCGGAAAGAATGGTATCAAGATGAGCAAATCCAAAGGAAATGTCGTATCTCCGGATGATCTGGTAAGAGATTACGGATGCGATTCTCTTAGAATGTATGAGCTGTTTGTAGGTCCGCCGGAACTGGATGCCGAGTGGGATGACAGAGGAATCGACGGAGTATATCGTTTCCTGAAGAAAGTATGGAACCTCCTTCAGGACAGCAAGGAGAAAGAGATCGAGGCGTCAAAGGATATGGTAAAAGAACGTCATAAACTGATTTATGATGTTACAACTCGTCTGGAGAGCTTCAGCCTCAATACAGTTATTTCCGCATTTATGGAACATACAAACAAGCTGACAGAGATCGCGAAGAAAGCCGGCGGCATAGACAAAGAGACATTGGAAGCTCTGGCTGTGCTCCTTGCTCCGTTTGCACCTCATATGGCAGAGGAAATGTGGGAAGAGCTGGGGCATGAAGAGACTGTATTCCATGCAGGATGGCCGTCTTACGATAAAGAAGCAATGAAGGACGATGAGATTGAGATCGCTGTCCAGATCAATGGAAAAACAAGAGCAGTCGTATCACTTCCTGCAGAGATTTCTAAAGAAGAAGCCCTGGAGAAAGGAAAAGAAGCTGTCAAAGACAAACTGACCGGAACCATTGTAAAGGAAATCTATGTGCCGGGAAGAATTATAAATATTGTACAGAAGTAA
- a CDS encoding alanine/glycine:cation symporter family protein yields MFAQIINTLSDLLYSYILIVLLLGTGIYFTFKTRFVQFRMLGESIRVVMEPKNDENGLSSFQALMVSTASRVGTGNIAGISTAICLGGAGAVFWMWVTALLGSASAFIESTLAQIYKRKAQDGTCYGGPAYYIQAVLKKRWLGALFAVFLIMTYMVGFNLVASFNITDSFRTYSFFNESTTPMVVGGILAVIFCLCVFGGSTQISKITGILVPFMGIFYLAVALFIVVTHFNLIPQMFADIFSNAFDLKAIFGGFTGSCIMQGIKRGLFSNEAGVGSAPNAAASASVSHPVKQGLVQMLSVFIDTILICSATAFMLLCSGVAPSDELKGMPWVQTAAAESLGSFGTVFITVALFLFAFTTLIGNYFYAEMGLGYLCDKKPGKKLLTVFRLFAAVVVFGGSLMEFSVAWSTADVIMGFLALINLPVIILLGGPAVHCLQDYIKQKKAGKNPVFKAADIALKDKTDFWN; encoded by the coding sequence ATGTTTGCACAAATCATCAACACTTTGAGCGATCTTTTGTACAGCTACATTCTGATTGTCCTGCTTCTTGGTACAGGGATCTACTTTACTTTCAAGACACGTTTCGTACAATTTCGCATGCTGGGTGAGTCTATCCGCGTCGTAATGGAACCCAAAAATGACGAAAACGGTCTTTCTTCTTTTCAGGCTCTGATGGTATCCACCGCTTCCAGAGTAGGAACGGGAAACATTGCCGGTATTTCTACGGCCATATGCCTTGGCGGCGCCGGAGCTGTCTTCTGGATGTGGGTAACTGCTCTTCTCGGCAGTGCCTCTGCGTTTATTGAGAGTACTCTGGCACAGATCTACAAAAGAAAAGCTCAAGACGGAACCTGCTATGGCGGGCCTGCCTACTATATCCAGGCAGTTCTGAAAAAACGATGGCTGGGAGCCTTGTTTGCTGTCTTTTTGATCATGACCTACATGGTTGGTTTCAATCTTGTAGCATCTTTCAACATCACTGACTCCTTCCGTACTTACAGTTTTTTTAATGAATCCACGACTCCGATGGTAGTTGGAGGTATTCTTGCAGTTATTTTCTGCCTGTGTGTATTTGGCGGAAGTACACAGATTTCCAAAATCACCGGAATCCTTGTTCCTTTTATGGGTATTTTTTATCTTGCTGTAGCGCTGTTTATCGTTGTAACACATTTTAATCTTATACCGCAGATGTTTGCAGATATTTTCTCCAATGCTTTTGACTTAAAGGCTATCTTTGGAGGCTTTACAGGATCCTGCATCATGCAGGGTATCAAAAGAGGACTTTTCTCCAATGAAGCCGGTGTCGGTTCCGCTCCTAACGCCGCTGCAAGCGCATCCGTATCCCACCCTGTAAAACAGGGACTTGTCCAGATGCTTTCTGTATTCATTGACACAATCCTGATCTGCTCCGCAACGGCATTTATGCTTCTTTGCTCTGGGGTAGCTCCCAGTGATGAACTCAAAGGTATGCCCTGGGTCCAGACTGCGGCAGCGGAATCTCTTGGATCCTTTGGTACTGTTTTCATCACGGTAGCCCTGTTCCTTTTTGCCTTTACAACTCTGATCGGAAATTACTTTTATGCAGAAATGGGCCTTGGTTATCTCTGTGATAAAAAACCGGGCAAAAAACTTCTGACTGTTTTCCGTCTGTTTGCAGCAGTTGTAGTATTTGGCGGATCCTTAATGGAATTTAGCGTAGCATGGAGTACAGCAGACGTAATCATGGGCTTTCTGGCACTGATCAACCTGCCTGTCATCATCCTGCTGGGCGGACCTGCCGTACATTGTCTGCAGGATTATATCAAACAGAAAAAAGCCGGCAAAAATCCGGTCTTCAAAGCTGCAGATATTGCCCTGAAAGACAAGACAGACTTCTGGAATTAA
- a CDS encoding AAA family ATPase, which translates to MVNLLTGPKGSGKTQQMIDLANQQAKACSGNVVFIKNSHRDTSSVAFDIRVVCMDDYDAITNIDEYIGFLYGMYSANHDVECIFIDGILKRDHIKSEDMPKFVERLEKISAQCDIDFYVSISAGKDDLTGINLSETCKVLN; encoded by the coding sequence ATGGTAAATTTATTGACAGGGCCGAAAGGCAGCGGTAAGACACAGCAGATGATCGATCTTGCAAATCAACAGGCAAAGGCATGCAGCGGGAATGTAGTTTTTATCAAAAACAGTCATCGTGATACAAGCAGCGTAGCATTTGATATTCGGGTTGTATGTATGGACGACTATGATGCGATCACAAATATTGATGAATATATCGGTTTCCTGTACGGAATGTACAGTGCTAATCACGATGTAGAGTGTATCTTTATCGATGGAATTTTGAAACGCGACCACATCAAATCAGAGGACATGCCAAAATTCGTAGAACGTCTGGAAAAGATTTCCGCACAATGCGACATTGATTTTTACGTCAGCATCAGCGCCGGAAAGGATGATCTCACAGGAATCAATCTTTCAGAGACCTGTAAGGTATTAAATTAA
- a CDS encoding Na/Pi cotransporter family protein has protein sequence MGITEVLQLLGGLALFLYGMQMMSTGLETAAGNKMKTILEKLTSNRIKGVIAGAIITAVIQSSSATTVMVVGFVNSGLMTLRQAVWVIMGANIGTTITGQLIALDVGAMAPFFAFVGVACIMFVKKEKVRHISEVIAGFGVLFIGMDMMGAAMVPLQSSEVFINFMTTFQNPLAGIAMGAIFTAIIQSSSASVGILQALATAGLVPLSSAVYILFGQNIGTCITAVLASIGTKTNAKRTTIIHLMFNIIGSVLFTIICIVTPFTSLMAQTAPGNPAAQIANVHTTFNIVTTLLLLPFGTYMAKLAEKILPESEKEKEEVKRLKYIVPFETNYQVGHAAIVQTQVEKEVDRMTGMVRKNVEESFDALLNNDVEKREEIDEREEYIDYLNVEISRYIVHVMSTEAGSQDLVNINGYYTVVGNLERIGDHAMNIAGYASNLKKWKQTFSEEALSEVRAMRDMCLKTIDTLEGFTRGEKEKILERTAQNEQRIDDMRDEYRDKQVNRMQKGTCQADTGIIYSEILTDFERIGDHALNIAQKYNEIA, from the coding sequence ATGGGAATCACAGAAGTTTTGCAGTTGCTAGGGGGACTTGCACTTTTCCTGTACGGTATGCAGATGATGAGTACCGGTCTGGAAACAGCGGCAGGAAACAAAATGAAGACAATCCTGGAAAAACTTACTTCTAACCGGATCAAAGGTGTTATTGCAGGTGCGATCATTACCGCAGTTATTCAGTCGTCTTCAGCAACCACAGTCATGGTTGTGGGATTTGTAAATTCAGGACTTATGACTCTTAGACAGGCTGTATGGGTAATTATGGGAGCCAATATCGGTACAACCATTACCGGACAGCTGATCGCTCTCGATGTAGGGGCTATGGCGCCGTTTTTTGCATTTGTCGGCGTGGCGTGCATCATGTTTGTGAAAAAAGAAAAAGTAAGACATATCAGTGAAGTGATCGCCGGATTCGGTGTGCTCTTCATCGGTATGGATATGATGGGGGCTGCTATGGTTCCTCTCCAGAGCTCGGAAGTGTTCATTAACTTTATGACAACCTTCCAGAATCCGCTGGCAGGAATTGCAATGGGTGCGATTTTTACCGCGATCATCCAGTCCTCTTCCGCGTCAGTAGGTATTCTGCAGGCGCTTGCTACAGCTGGACTTGTTCCTCTTTCCAGTGCGGTATATATTCTGTTTGGACAGAATATAGGAACATGTATTACAGCGGTTCTGGCGTCTATCGGAACAAAGACGAACGCGAAGAGAACCACGATCATTCATTTAATGTTCAATATTATCGGTTCTGTTTTATTTACAATTATTTGTATAGTGACACCATTCACATCTTTGATGGCACAGACAGCACCGGGTAACCCGGCTGCACAGATCGCCAATGTGCATACGACGTTTAATATTGTGACGACACTGCTCCTTCTGCCATTCGGAACTTATATGGCGAAGCTGGCAGAGAAAATCCTTCCGGAGAGCGAAAAAGAGAAGGAGGAAGTCAAACGTCTCAAATATATTGTTCCCTTTGAGACCAATTATCAGGTGGGACATGCAGCAATTGTACAGACACAGGTTGAGAAGGAAGTTGACCGTATGACAGGTATGGTCCGTAAAAATGTAGAGGAGAGTTTTGATGCCCTCTTAAACAATGATGTTGAGAAGCGGGAAGAGATTGATGAGAGGGAAGAATACATTGACTACCTCAATGTGGAGATATCCCGTTATATTGTCCATGTAATGTCTACAGAGGCCGGCAGTCAGGATTTGGTAAATATCAACGGCTACTATACTGTAGTGGGCAATCTGGAACGAATTGGCGATCATGCGATGAATATTGCGGGATATGCATCTAATCTGAAAAAGTGGAAACAGACTTTCTCCGAGGAAGCGCTTTCCGAAGTGCGGGCGATGCGTGACATGTGTCTGAAAACGATCGATACACTGGAAGGATTTACGCGGGGAGAGAAGGAAAAGATTCTGGAGCGCACAGCACAGAATGAGCAGAGGATTGACGATATGAGGGATGAATACCGTGACAAACAGGTAAACCGCATGCAGAAAGGAACCTGCCAGGCAGATACAGGTATTATCTATTCCGAAATCCTTACAGATTTTGAGCGAATCGGAGATCATGCGCTGAATATTGCACAGAAATATAATGAGATAGCATAG